A window of Puntigrus tetrazona isolate hp1 unplaced genomic scaffold, ASM1883169v1 S000000223, whole genome shotgun sequence contains these coding sequences:
- the dusp16 gene encoding dual specificity protein phosphatase 16, translating to MCERAARPIGAEGLVALLEGGLDRVLLIDSRPFVEYNACHILEAVNVNCSKLMKRRLQQDKVQISELLQHSAKRKLELQGQEVVVYDQSSSDPASLSSEAFLSVLLAKLEKSFPSVHLLSGGFVAFSHLFPGLCEGKSTVVPSCISQPCLPVSSSGPTRILPHLYLGCQRDVLNKELMQQNEIAYVLNASNTCPKPDFIPDSHFLRVPVNDSFCEKILPWLDRSVEFIEKAKASNARVLVHCLAGISRSATIAIAYIMKRMDMSLDEAYRFVKEKRPTISPNFNFLGQLLDFEKKLKSVSAAPPPDEQKPEPLTMPCVLAGVPEERLLARALCGLQLGEEPEDHVRPKRSFSLDIKSYGEPGASLRAFPVGEPCQFSPVQEVSEQSPAEDNAKSLQRSGSVDGAPSKSAQALKGWHSDIVLGPVTGGWFLSSESARFYGCAPGLEAVRRRGRQRSGDGGDSRRSWHEESSFEKQLKRRSCQMDGMTDSRSREEMGPRSGQSSFSGSMEVIEVS from the exons ATGTGCGAGCGAGCGGCGCGGCCCATCGGGGCCGAGGGCCTGGTGGCTCTCCTGGAGGGCGGCCTGGACCGCGTGCTGCTGATCGACAGCCGGCCCTTCGTGGAGTACAACGCCTGTCACATCCTGGAGGCCGTCAACGTCAACTGCTCCAAACTGATGAAGAGGAGATTACAGCAGGACAAGGTCCAGATCAGCGAGCTCCTGCAGCACTCGGCCAAAAGAAAG ctggaGCTCCAGGGTCAAGAGGTCGTGGTATATGACCAGAGCTCGTCTGACCCCGCCTCCCTCTCGTCAGAGGCTTTTCTTAGCGTCCTTTTGGCTAAGCTGGAGAAGAGTTTCCCATCAGTCCACCTGCTCTCAG GTGGCTTCGTGGCGTTCTCGCACCTGTTCCCGGGTTTGTGTGAAGGGAAGTCCACGGTGGTGCCGTCCTGCATCTCTCAGCCCTGTCTCCCGGTCAGCAGCAGCGGACCGACCCGCATCCTGCCGCACCTGTACCTGGGCTGCCAGCGAGACGTGCTCAACAAG GAGCTCATGCAGCAGAATGAAATCGCTTACGTGCTGAACGCCAGCAACACCTGTCCCAAACCAGACTTCATCCCTGACTCCCACTTCCTCCGCGTGCCGGTTAACGACAGCTTCTGTGAGAAGATCCTGCCCTGGCTGGACCGATCCGTGGAGTTCATAG AGAAAGCCAAGGCCAGTAACGCCAGAGTCCTGGTGCACTGTCTGGCGGGAATCTCTCGCTCGGCCACCATCGCCATCGCCTACATCATGAAGAGGATGGACATGTCGTTAGATGAAGCGTACAG GTTCGTGAAGGAGAAACGGCCGACCATCTCGCCCAACTTCAACTTCCTGGGTCAGCTGCTGGACTTCGAGAAGAAGCTGAAGAGCGTGAGCGCCGCTCCGCCGCCGGACGAGCAGAAGCCGGAGCCGCTGACCATGCCCTGCGTTCTGGCCGGCGTCCCCGAGGAGCGTCTCCTGGCCCGGGCGCTCTGCGGCCTGCAGCTCGGCGAGGAGCCGGAGGACCACGTCCGGCCCAAGCGCTCCTTCTCCCTGGACATCAAGTCGTACGGCGAGCCCGGGGCGTCCCTGCGAGCGTTTCCCGTCGGCGAGCCCTGCCAGTTCTCTCCGGTGCAGGAGGTCTCGGAGCAGAGCCCGGCTGAAGACAACGCCAAGTCCCTCCAGCGCAGCGGCAGCGTGGACGGAGCTCCGTCTAAAAGCGCCCAGGCGCTCAAAGGCTGGCACTCGGACATCGTCCTGGGGCCCGTGACCGGAGGCTGGTTCCTCTCCTCGGAGTCGGCGCGCTTCTACGGCTGCGCTCCGGGTCTGGAGGCGGTCAGGAGACGCGGCCGGCAGCGCAGCGGAGACGGAGGAGACTCTCGCAGGAGCTGGCACGAGGAGAGCAGCTTCGAGAAGCAGCTGAAGCGCCGGAGCTGTCAGATGGACGGCATGACGGACAGCCGATCCCGAGAGGAGATGGGCCCGAGGAGCGGCCAGTCCAGCTTCTCCGGCAGCATGGAGGTCATCGAGGTCTCCTGA